The DNA window TTGGCGTATTGACAAAATTTGTCAATTTTTTTATACTATATATAGAAACAATTATTTGACCGCGTGTTAGTGTGTAATCCCGTCCGATTGAAAATAGAAAAGGTGGTGAAAGAAATGCCGAGAAGCTGCCAAAAAAGAAAAAAGGTTTTGATCTTGGTTACAACAATAACTGCGGTTGTCTTAATTGTTTTCATAATTTTGACGGCATTTTGGGAAGAGTTCTTTGCTTGCTCGTATATCGTGATAGGCGCGTATTTCGTGTTTTTTATCGTTTATCAAATTGTTGATATCTATAAAAATTACAAAGGCTGATATGGCCGTTTCTTGAGCTATTATCAAAATAAATGTTTTTAAATATACGTTTTTTGCGATCGCCGTTGTAAAAATTTGTCTAAAATTGTAATTTAAAGGCGTATTGTGATTGTTATGCTAGGGGGACATAATGAATTACAAGCGCTTTTTTTGGTTGTTCTTGTTTTTTTTGATTTTTTTGATCGGCTGTTCAAGCCAAAGCGGCGTAAAAATTTTTTTAGATAATCAAGAAAATTATATCGTAGTAAAAAAAGAGCAGTCTTTGGATTTGCCCAAGCCGCAAAAAGAAGGATATGAGTTTGAGGGCTGGTATTTTGACTGCAATTTCCAAAACCGCTGCGACGAGAGCGACCTGAGGCGTTTGAAAGAAAATGTCACCCTATATCCCAAATGGACGCCTATAAAATATGCTATTAATCTATACGACCCGCCTAACAAGCCTATCAGCGTAACGGCGGAATATAACTCGCCTGTCAGGCTTCAAAGTTATTGCGACCTAAAAGGGTTTAAGCTAATCGGATACAGCCCAAGCCAAGACGGCGAGATATTGTATAAAGACGGTTTTTTGATGCCCGCGCGCGATTTGGATTTGTATGTTCAAAAAACGCCTATCAAA is part of the Clostridiales bacterium genome and encodes:
- a CDS encoding InlB B-repeat-containing protein, with protein sequence MNYKRFFWLFLFFLIFLIGCSSQSGVKIFLDNQENYIVVKKEQSLDLPKPQKEGYEFEGWYFDCNFQNRCDESDLRRLKENVTLYPKWTPIKYAINLYDPPNKPISVTAEYNSPVRLQSYCDLKGFKLIGYSPSQDGEILYKDGFLMPARDLDLYVQKTPIKVSFETLCGECFDPRDFNDLKQSKNLPAPSKDGHKFEGWFLDKDYSLEFDIDNYSPQDDFKLYAKWTPIYCQ